From Nycticebus coucang isolate mNycCou1 chromosome 6, mNycCou1.pri, whole genome shotgun sequence, the proteins below share one genomic window:
- the LRFN5 gene encoding leucine-rich repeat and fibronectin type-III domain-containing protein 5, producing the protein MEKFLFYLLFIGIAVKAQICPKRCVCQILSPNLATLCAKKGLLFVPPNIDRRTVELRLADNFVTNIKRKDFANMTSLVDLTLSRNTISFITPHAFADLRNLRALHLNSNRLTKITNDMFSGLSNLHHLILNNNQLTLISSTAFDDVFALEELDLSYNNLETIPWDAVEKMVSLHTLSLDHNMIDNIPKGTFSHLHKMTRLDVTSNKLQKLPPDPLFQRAQVLATSGIISPSTFALSFGGNPLHCNCELLWLRRLSREDDLETCASPALLTGRYFWSIPEEEFLCEPPLITRHTHEMRVLEGQRATLRCKARGDPEPAIHWISPEGKLISNATRSLVYDNGTLDILITTVKDTGAFTCIASNPAGEATQTVDLHIIKLPHLLNSTNHIHEPDPGSSDISTSTKSGSNTSSSNGDTKMSQDKIVVAEATSSTALLKFNFQRNIPGIRMFQIQYNGTYDDTLVYRMIPPTSKTFLVNNLAAGTMYDLCVLAIYDDGITSLTATRVVGCIQFTTEQDYVRCHFMQSQFLGGTMIIIIGGIIVASVLVFIIILMIRYKVCNNNGQHKVTKVSNVYSQTNGAQIQGCSVTLTQSVSKQAVGPDESAQGKAASDSAIQSSETCLSQDSSSTTSALPPSWTSSTSVSQKQKRKTSTKPSTEPQSEAVTSVESQNTNRNNSTALQLASRPPDFTPEGPTPQRAHTQPNALLTNVDQNVQETQRLELI; encoded by the exons atggaaaaatttcttttttatttgcttttcattgGCATAGCAGTGAAAGCTCAGATCTGTCCAAAGCGTTGTGTCTGTCAAATTTTGTCTCCTAATCTTGCAACCCTTTGTGCCAAGAAAGGGCTTTTATTTGTTCCACCAAACATTGACAGAAGAACTGTGGAACTGCGGCTGGCAGACAATTTTGttacaaatattaaaaggaaagattttgcCAACATGACCAGCTTGGTGGACCTGACTCTATCCAGGAATACAATAAGTTTCATTACACCTCATGCATTTGCTGACCTACGGAATTTGAGGGCTTTGCATTTGAATAGCAACAGGTTGACTAAAATTACGAATGATATGTTCAGTGGTCTTTCTAATCTCCATCATTTGATATTGAACAACAATCAGCTGACTTTAATTTCTTCTACAGCATTTGATGATGTATTTGCCCTTGAGGAGCTGGATCTGTCCTATAATAATCTAGAAACCATTCCTTGGGACGCCGTGGAGAAGATGGTTAGCCTGCACACCCTGAGTCTGGACCACAATATGATCGACAACATTCCTAAGGGGACTTTCTCCCACTTGCACAAGATGACTCGGTTAGATGTGACTTCCAACAAATTGCAAAAGCTACCACCTGACCCTCTCTTTCAGCGAGCTCAGGTACTAGCCACCTCAGGAATCATAAGCCCATCTACTTTTGCATTAAGTTTCGGTGGAAACCCTTTgcattgcaattgtgaattgttgTGGTTGAGGCGACTGTCCAGAGAAGATGACCTAGAGACCTGTGCTTCTCCTGCACTTTTAACTGGCCGCTATTTTTGGTCAATTCCTGAGGAAGAGTTCTTGTGTGAGCCCCCTCTCATTACTCGTCACACACACGAAATGAGAGTCTTGGAGGGTCAGAGGGCAACACTGAGGTGCAAAGCCAGGGGAGACCCTGAACCTGCAATTCACTGGATTTCTCCTGAAGGGAAGCTGATTTCCAATGCAACAAGATCTCTGGTCTATGATAATGGAACCCTGGACATTCTCATAACAACTGTTAAGGATACAGGTGCTTTTACCTGCATTGCTTCCAATCCGGCAGGGGAAGCAACCCAGACCGTGGATCTGCATATAATTAAGCTCCCCCACTTACTAAACAGTACGAACCATATCCACGAGCCTGATCCTGGTTCTTCAGATATCTCAACTTCTACCAAGTCAGGGTCGAACACTAGCAGCAGTAACGGTGATACGAAAATGAGCCAGGATAAAATTGTGGTGGCAGAGGCAACATCCTCAACAGCACTGCTTAAAttcaattttcaaagaaatatccCTGGGATACGTATGTTTCAAATCCAGTACAATGGTACTTACGATGACACCCTTgtttacag GATGATTCCTCCTACGAGCAAAACCTTTCTGGTCAATAATCTGGCTGCTGGAACTATGTATGACTTGTGTGTCTTGGCCATATATGACGATGGCATCACTTCCCTCACGGCCACCAGAGTTGTTGGCTGCATCCAGTTTACGACAGAACAGGATTATGTGCGGTGCCATTTCATGCAGTCACAGTTTTTGGGAGGCACCATGATTATTATCATTGGTGGAATCATTGTAGCTTCTGTGCTGGTTTTCATCATCATTCTAATGATTCGGTATAAGGTTTGCAACAATAATGGGCAACACAAGGTCACCAAGGTCAGCAACGTTTATTCTCAAACTAACGGGGCTCAAATACAAGGCTGCAGCGTCACACTGACCCAGTCTGTGTCCAAACAAGCCGTGGGCCCTGACGAAAGCGCCCAGGGTAAAGCAGCCAGTGACAGCGCCATCCAATCCTCAGAAACTTGTTTGAGTCAGGACTCCTCCTCCACTACCTCTGCTTTGCCGCCTTCTTGGACTTCAAGCACTTCTGTGTCccaaaagcagaagagaaagacGAGCACAAAGCCAAGCACCGAACCACAGAGTGAAGCGGTCACAAGTGTCGAGTCCCAAAACACTAACAGGAACAACTCAACTGCACTGCAGCTAGCTAGCCGACCTCCTGACTTCACCCCCGAGGGGCCCACACCCCAAAGAGCACACACACAGCCAA ATGCTTTGCTGACTAATGTTGACCAGAATGTCCAGGAGACACAG AGACTGGAGTTAATCTGA